A stretch of the Paenibacillus dendritiformis genome encodes the following:
- a CDS encoding carbohydrate ABC transporter permease — translation MEENNAAVRRRRLWERIRPYVYIGPAFLFLGLFFFYPMLSVFVLSFFDWSLLNLASRSWYGLANYRELLADPDFAHVVANTAIYTAATVGLGLLLALFLALWLNRPARRFGLIQGMLFSPHIISLVSISILWLWMMDPQYGLLNTVLEALGISGLPWLADPATALPSLILVALWKGVGYNMIVLIAGLQSIPREIHEAALLDNVSRWRVVWRITIPLLSPSLFFLLIMNTISSFQVFDTISIMTQGGPVNSTNMLVYYIYEQGMEFFNGGYAAAGSVLLLAAVGLVTLAHFALLGRRVHYR, via the coding sequence ATGGAGGAGAACAATGCTGCCGTCCGTCGCCGCCGCCTGTGGGAGAGAATCCGGCCCTATGTATATATCGGCCCGGCATTTCTGTTTCTCGGTTTGTTCTTTTTCTATCCGATGCTGTCCGTCTTTGTTCTGAGCTTCTTCGACTGGTCTCTGCTGAATCTCGCGAGCCGTTCCTGGTACGGCTTGGCCAATTACCGCGAGCTGCTCGCGGATCCCGACTTCGCGCATGTGGTCGCCAATACGGCGATATACACGGCGGCGACCGTCGGCCTCGGGCTGCTGCTGGCTCTGTTTCTGGCCTTGTGGCTGAACCGTCCGGCACGGAGGTTCGGGCTCATTCAAGGCATGCTGTTCAGCCCGCATATCATTTCTCTCGTCTCCATATCGATCTTGTGGCTGTGGATGATGGATCCCCAGTACGGCCTGCTGAACACCGTGCTGGAGGCACTCGGCATTTCCGGCCTGCCGTGGCTCGCCGATCCGGCCACCGCCCTGCCTTCGCTCATTCTCGTCGCGCTCTGGAAGGGGGTCGGCTACAACATGATCGTACTGATTGCCGGTCTGCAGAGCATCCCGCGCGAGATTCATGAAGCGGCGCTGCTGGATAACGTGTCGCGCTGGCGCGTCGTGTGGCGGATTACGATTCCGCTCTTGTCGCCCAGTCTGTTCTTTCTGCTCATCATGAATACGATTAGTTCCTTTCAGGTCTTCGATACGATCAGCATCATGACCCAGGGCGGCCCCGTGAACAGCACCAACATGCTGGTCTACTACATTTACGAGCAGGGGATGGAGTTCTTCAACGGCGGGTATGCCGCTGCCGGCTCGGTCTTGCTGCTGGCCGCCGTCGGCCTGGTGACGCTCGCGCATTTCGCTCTGCTCGGGCGCCGGGTTCATTACCGCTAA
- a CDS encoding polyprenyl synthetase family protein, whose protein sequence is MRSFDGTLHERLHIPLARINRDLERIVLHDPDVSSRSIVALSVMDLIRAGGKRLRPIMTIVGSRFGSRPETDSVYQLAAMVEMVHAASLVHDDILDQAETRRGQPALHRKTGVYSAVHIGNYIMCRVMELAAANGQEAEKYIHELASVTTTQLCLGEYQQMEQRFNLEIPLEAYWEKTRNKTALLMATCLQLGAKAAGAAPDVVDSLYRFGELLGMAFQIRDDIMDFTATAEELGKPAGTDLRNGHVTLPVILAMKDEATAGKLRELLRPDASEAAMDEAIEIVRQSGGLEEALAVSHRFMKQAWDVTEQLSAFPAHADLRTLWSYFEARTY, encoded by the coding sequence ATGAGGTCATTTGACGGCACGCTGCATGAACGCCTTCATATCCCGCTCGCCCGCATCAACCGCGACCTGGAACGAATTGTGCTGCATGACCCGGATGTATCCTCCCGATCCATCGTCGCGCTCAGCGTCATGGATCTCATCCGCGCAGGAGGCAAGCGTCTGCGGCCGATTATGACGATCGTCGGCAGCCGGTTCGGCTCCCGTCCCGAGACGGACAGCGTCTACCAGTTGGCCGCGATGGTCGAAATGGTCCACGCCGCCTCACTCGTTCACGACGATATTCTGGATCAGGCAGAGACGCGGCGCGGACAGCCGGCCCTGCATCGCAAGACCGGGGTCTATTCTGCCGTCCATATCGGAAACTATATTATGTGCCGCGTCATGGAACTCGCCGCCGCCAATGGGCAGGAGGCGGAGAAATATATCCACGAGCTGGCCTCGGTCACGACGACCCAGCTCTGCCTAGGCGAGTACCAGCAGATGGAGCAGCGCTTCAATCTCGAAATCCCGCTGGAGGCGTATTGGGAGAAGACACGCAACAAGACCGCCCTGCTGATGGCCACCTGCCTGCAGCTTGGCGCCAAAGCAGCCGGCGCCGCTCCGGACGTCGTGGACAGCCTGTACCGCTTCGGCGAGCTGCTCGGCATGGCCTTCCAGATTCGGGACGACATCATGGACTTCACGGCGACCGCCGAGGAGCTGGGCAAGCCGGCAGGCACCGACCTCCGCAACGGTCATGTCACCCTGCCCGTCATCCTGGCGATGAAGGACGAGGCCACGGCCGGCAAGCTGCGCGAGCTGCTTCGCCCGGACGCCTCCGAAGCGGCAATGGACGAGGCCATCGAGATCGTCCGGCAGAGCGGAGGCCTGGAGGAAGCGCTGGCGGTAAGCCACCGGTTCATGAAGCAGGCATGGGACGTGACGGAGCAGTTGTCCGCTTTTCCGGCGCATGCCGATCTGCGCACGCTCTGGTCTTATTTCGAGGCGCGAACGTATTGA
- a CDS encoding FMN-binding protein has protein sequence MKKKIALLLSAVLVVGMLAGCGDKKEETTAPNTETTTPADQGQAQGQYKDGTYHAEAGDFDEKSGWKDTLDITVKDGKITEVNWDAVNKEGGKTKKELGEEYGMKKAGSELEWSEQAKKMEEELIAKQDPAAIAVKDDGTQDAISGVSIHVIGFVKLAEEALASAK, from the coding sequence ATGAAAAAGAAAATTGCGTTGCTTTTGTCTGCTGTATTAGTAGTAGGCATGCTGGCAGGCTGTGGAGATAAGAAAGAAGAGACTACAGCACCAAATACGGAGACGACGACTCCGGCGGATCAAGGCCAAGCCCAAGGCCAATATAAAGATGGCACGTATCATGCCGAAGCCGGCGACTTCGACGAGAAGTCCGGTTGGAAAGATACGCTCGATATCACCGTGAAAGACGGTAAGATTACAGAAGTGAACTGGGACGCCGTCAATAAAGAAGGCGGAAAAACGAAAAAAGAGCTGGGCGAAGAGTACGGCATGAAGAAAGCCGGTTCCGAACTGGAATGGAGCGAGCAAGCGAAAAAAATGGAAGAAGAGCTGATCGCGAAGCAAGATCCTGCGGCCATCGCAGTGAAAGATGATGGCACCCAGGATGCAATCTCCGGCGTATCCATCCACGTCATCGGCTTTGTGAAGCTGGCTGAGGAAGCTCTCGCTTCGGCTAAGTAA
- a CDS encoding adenylate kinase and related kinase: MNRQLMKDTIQMLEQELPPLAGIRITAGSDERYLSDMARTLDAYDMTAEERRLLLGCYWLLRQAMRTHHHVPQDERLAGKAVLDGDFLLSLYYQFAARHGLTELIADMATVNKRIQIRRAEGKGTESELHRQMSRFLMKRYKQVAYEVI; the protein is encoded by the coding sequence ATGAACCGGCAACTTATGAAGGATACGATTCAGATGCTTGAGCAAGAGCTTCCGCCGCTGGCCGGCATCCGCATTACGGCGGGCTCGGACGAACGCTACCTGTCCGATATGGCGCGAACGCTGGACGCTTATGATATGACAGCCGAGGAACGGCGCCTTCTGTTAGGCTGCTATTGGCTGCTGCGTCAAGCGATGCGGACGCATCACCATGTTCCCCAGGACGAGCGTCTCGCGGGGAAAGCGGTGCTCGACGGCGACTTCTTGCTCAGTCTGTACTACCAGTTCGCCGCGCGTCACGGGTTAACCGAGCTGATAGCCGATATGGCTACGGTCAACAAGCGGATTCAAATACGGCGGGCAGAGGGAAAAGGTACGGAATCGGAGCTGCATCGGCAGATGTCCCGGTTCCTGATGAAGCGTTACAAGCAGGTGGCATATGAGGTCATTTGA
- a CDS encoding FAD-dependent oxidoreductase, with protein sequence MKEIVVLGAGYGGVLTAKKLAKRFKKDQDIRIRLIDRKPFHTMMTELHEVAAGRVDEDAIKMDLKKIFAGLKVDIVLDEIANIDFKSNKLEGKHGTYKYDHLVIGTGCKPSFFGIPGAEEHSFSLWSFEDAVKLKQQIRQMFMDATKVSDPELRKQMLTFVVVGAGFTGVEMIGELAEYREQLCQEFYVDESEVRLVVADMAPKILPILPQNLIDKADKYLRKMKVEIITGTKISGVTPNSVILGEDNEIKSSTVIWTAGVEGSDLVGNLDVQQQGRKRILTNDKLQSVDYDNVYVVGDNIFYIPEGEERPVPQMVENAEHSAGLIAHNLVCDIKGGTQKSYKPAFHGTMVSIGGRYGVAAVGTPKKLFHFSGFLAMFFKHMINIVYFLQVLGFNKVWTYLMHEIFHIENRRSFVGGHFSKRSPNFWLVPLRIYIGVMWLMQGWEKAAKLLKDPSQMFLIPPKAMDGVTAATEAVDAVHSTVDAQTAASAVEGASTAIKAIPVPDFLKSIVDWSMDLMFYTHDGGYTTLAYIFQGCMVAAEVVFGIMLIIGLFTAIAAIGTCAMGVMIYTSGMAPYEMFWYFFGGIALIGGSGSTFGADYYLYPRLKRIWKKIPLVRRWYLYTD encoded by the coding sequence ATGAAAGAGATCGTTGTGTTGGGCGCAGGCTACGGCGGTGTCCTGACGGCGAAGAAGCTGGCCAAACGGTTCAAAAAGGATCAGGATATCCGCATCAGGCTGATTGACCGCAAGCCGTTCCATACGATGATGACGGAGCTGCACGAGGTCGCCGCGGGGCGCGTTGACGAAGATGCCATCAAGATGGATCTGAAGAAGATTTTCGCGGGCCTCAAGGTGGACATCGTCCTGGACGAAATTGCGAACATTGATTTCAAGAGCAACAAGCTCGAGGGAAAACACGGCACGTACAAGTATGATCATCTTGTTATCGGTACCGGATGTAAACCGTCATTCTTCGGGATCCCGGGCGCGGAGGAGCATTCCTTCTCGCTGTGGTCGTTCGAGGATGCGGTGAAGCTGAAGCAGCAGATCCGCCAAATGTTCATGGATGCCACGAAAGTGAGCGATCCGGAACTGCGCAAGCAGATGCTGACCTTCGTCGTCGTCGGCGCCGGCTTCACGGGCGTGGAAATGATCGGCGAACTGGCGGAATACCGCGAGCAGCTGTGCCAGGAATTCTATGTGGATGAATCCGAAGTTCGTCTTGTCGTGGCCGATATGGCACCGAAGATTTTGCCGATTCTGCCGCAAAATCTGATCGACAAAGCGGATAAATATCTCCGCAAAATGAAAGTCGAGATCATTACCGGAACGAAAATTTCCGGCGTGACGCCGAACTCGGTTATTCTGGGCGAGGACAACGAAATCAAATCGAGCACGGTGATCTGGACGGCTGGGGTCGAAGGTTCCGATCTGGTCGGCAATCTCGACGTGCAGCAGCAAGGACGCAAGCGCATTTTGACCAATGACAAGCTGCAGTCCGTTGATTATGACAATGTCTATGTTGTCGGCGACAACATCTTCTATATTCCGGAAGGCGAAGAGCGGCCCGTCCCGCAAATGGTCGAGAACGCCGAGCACTCCGCCGGCCTCATCGCCCACAATCTCGTATGCGACATCAAGGGCGGCACGCAAAAATCGTACAAGCCGGCCTTCCACGGGACGATGGTCTCCATTGGCGGACGCTACGGGGTTGCCGCCGTGGGAACGCCGAAGAAGCTGTTCCATTTCTCCGGCTTCCTGGCCATGTTCTTCAAGCACATGATTAATATCGTGTACTTCTTGCAGGTACTTGGTTTTAATAAGGTCTGGACTTATTTGATGCACGAGATCTTCCACATCGAGAACCGCAGAAGCTTCGTTGGCGGCCACTTCTCCAAGCGTTCGCCGAACTTCTGGCTTGTGCCGCTGCGGATCTACATCGGTGTCATGTGGTTGATGCAAGGTTGGGAGAAAGCGGCGAAGCTGCTTAAGGATCCTTCCCAAATGTTCTTGATTCCGCCGAAGGCGATGGATGGCGTGACGGCGGCTACGGAAGCGGTCGACGCGGTCCATTCGACCGTAGACGCCCAGACGGCCGCATCGGCCGTAGAAGGGGCAAGCACGGCGATCAAGGCTATTCCGGTGCCGGATTTCCTCAAGAGCATCGTGGATTGGTCGATGGATTTGATGTTCTATACGCATGACGGCGGCTACACGACGCTGGCATATATTTTCCAGGGCTGCATGGTAGCGGCCGAGGTTGTCTTCGGCATTATGCTGATTATCGGCTTGTTCACGGCGATTGCCGCGATCGGAACTTGCGCGATGGGCGTCATGATCTACACGTCCGGCATGGCTCCTTACGAGATGTTCTGGTACTTCTTCGGCGGCATCGCGTTGATTGGCGGTTCCGGCAGCACCTTCGGCGCGGATTACTACCTGTACCCTCGCCTGAAGCGAATCTGGAAGAAGATTCCGCTTGTCCGCCGCTGGTACCTGTATACCGATTAA
- a CDS encoding ADP-heptose synthase, translating to MKPRRFVLEAVMLAVYGHLFEPRRPVEYVIPYTTIMELYEMRQEGEQVMPDPEEDVFAKQQIEQLITYFESELNKKKIERALTAPWRTSPPLLLRDNVSCVIINAMDNARYGELFDPVETELILTSMREQAPLLTDQFEFVSRLIANEVPIPIYDIDDFDYAVEQEDFPDDTGMH from the coding sequence GTGAAGCCTCGCCGATTTGTATTGGAAGCCGTTATGCTAGCGGTATACGGCCATTTATTTGAGCCCCGGCGGCCCGTTGAATATGTAATCCCTTATACGACGATCATGGAATTGTACGAGATGCGTCAGGAGGGCGAGCAGGTCATGCCCGACCCGGAAGAAGACGTATTCGCCAAGCAGCAGATCGAGCAGCTGATCACCTATTTCGAGAGCGAATTGAACAAAAAGAAGATCGAACGGGCCTTAACCGCCCCTTGGCGGACCAGCCCTCCCCTTCTCTTGCGCGATAACGTCTCTTGCGTCATCATCAACGCGATGGACAACGCGCGCTACGGAGAACTGTTCGATCCGGTGGAGACGGAGCTCATTCTCACCTCCATGCGCGAGCAGGCTCCTTTGTTGACGGATCAGTTCGAATTTGTCAGCCGGCTCATCGCCAATGAAGTGCCGATTCCGATCTACGACATCGATGATTTCGACTATGCCGTCGAACAGGAAGACTTCCCTGACGACACCGGCATGCATTAG
- a CDS encoding carbohydrate ABC transporter permease, giving the protein MHNLVRRWPFRLLEAAALALIAGMFLFPFLWMLVTAFKSKPEVLQFPPTWIPQEWRWDNFSAAWNSGPFGRYVLNNVIVAVSILALQLLTGIPAAYAFARFRFKGRGLLFSLVLLALMIPSQVVFLPIYVQMSGWNLINTLWALILPFGASAFGIFLIRQAFLQIPEDMMEAARLDHATEWTILWRIAVPMAKPAVTTFALFSLIYHWNDYFWPLIMTNQAAMRTLPVGIAMLKETEGISAWNVLMAGNLMLVVPALLLFVLAQRHIMQAFVYSTK; this is encoded by the coding sequence ATGCACAACCTGGTACGCAGATGGCCCTTCCGCCTGCTGGAAGCCGCCGCGCTCGCCCTGATCGCGGGCATGTTCCTCTTTCCCTTCTTGTGGATGCTCGTGACCGCCTTCAAATCAAAGCCCGAGGTGCTGCAGTTCCCGCCAACGTGGATCCCGCAGGAATGGCGATGGGACAACTTCTCTGCGGCGTGGAACTCGGGTCCGTTCGGCCGTTACGTGCTGAACAATGTGATTGTCGCCGTCAGCATTTTGGCGCTGCAGCTGCTCACCGGCATTCCGGCCGCTTATGCGTTCGCCCGCTTCCGCTTCAAGGGGAGGGGACTGCTGTTCAGCCTCGTGCTGCTGGCGCTCATGATCCCGTCGCAGGTCGTGTTCCTTCCTATTTATGTGCAGATGAGCGGGTGGAATCTAATCAATACGTTGTGGGCGTTAATTCTTCCATTCGGGGCGAGCGCCTTCGGCATCTTCCTCATCCGGCAAGCGTTCTTGCAGATACCGGAAGATATGATGGAGGCGGCCCGGCTCGATCATGCGACCGAATGGACGATCCTGTGGCGCATCGCGGTGCCGATGGCGAAGCCGGCCGTGACGACCTTTGCGCTGTTCAGCCTCATATACCATTGGAATGATTATTTCTGGCCGCTTATTATGACGAATCAGGCGGCGATGCGGACACTTCCAGTGGGCATTGCGATGCTGAAGGAGACGGAAGGCATCAGCGCGTGGAACGTGCTGATGGCAGGCAATCTGATGCTCGTCGTTCCGGCGCTGCTGCTGTTCGTTCTGGCACAGCGGCATATTATGCAGGCTTTCGTGTACAGCACCAAATAA